Genomic DNA from Oncorhynchus clarkii lewisi isolate Uvic-CL-2024 chromosome 28, UVic_Ocla_1.0, whole genome shotgun sequence:
ACCGCCGCCACCACCTCTGCCtgaaaaacaacaataaaaacaaATTACACCATCTTCCAAAGCTGATAGAATTGTTGGTAGATATAACTCGAGTAAAGAGACATTTCAGGCACTAGAACCACATTAAAAAGTgtgaagtacacacacacagttgtgaagagggcatgacagaTTTGGCACAGGCACTCAGAtcatcaaaaagttatacagctgaaCCATTGAGAGCATGTTGAATGGCTGCATCACTGATTCGTACGGCAACTGCAAGAAAcacgactgcaaggcactaccgAGGGTGGCAGGTACGACCTAGTACATTACTGAGGCCGAGCTCCCTggcacccaggacctctataccaggcggtttcAGAGGAatgcccaaaaaattgtcaaaggctcCAGTCACCAAAGCCATAGACAGTTCTCTGTTAGCGCATGGCAAGCgttaccagtgcaccaagtctggaaccaacaggaccctgaacagtttctacccccaagccataagactgctaaatagctaatcaaatggctatttaccctttttttatttcttttttttttttacactgacaacacgcacacactggactctctCACAGGTAATTACACTGACacgctaatacacacacacacacactgacgtcacacacacacactttcacactgcccatatacactgctgctacgGTCTATGTTGTTGCCAAGTCACTTTACTCCTACCTATATGTTCAtacctacctcaattacctcataccccagaacatggactctgtactggtactccctatatTTAGCCATGTTATTTTGACTTGGTATTGTTATTCACTGCATATTTATTCTGCGTCACTATTTCTATTTCATCTTTTTTTATGGTTAACTCtgtattgttggaaaaggacccgttaGAAATAAtttcacctgttgtttacgaagcatgtgagaAATCAAATTGGATTTTAAGTATCAATTGATATGTCCTCATGACTTTTCCAAAAATGTTTATTCAAACTAGATGACCTCACCTCCTCGTCCACCCCTGAAGCCTCCACCCCTGCCCCTGCCTCGACCGCCACCTCGACCTCCGGGTTTCCCTCTGAAGCTCCTGTTGAAGCCCGTTCCTTCTCCACGAGGTCCTCGTTCGCCCTGGGGCGTGGCATAGATCAGGGTCACCTTGCTCCCGTCAATCTGAAGGTCCACCACAGCCTCCTTAACAGCCTTGCAGACCTCTATGCTCTCAAAGTCCACAAAGCCAAACCTGAGAAGTACGAAGAAGGACTATTCAAAGCACTGTCTGAATGTAATAACAATGTGGTTTCAAAAGGGTCATATTTTGAAACATACCCTCTAGATTCACCAGTCTCCTTGTCTTTAGTGACTCGAGCTTCAATGGCACCTTCAAAGGAGCTTTTCAAAGTCTCCTCGCTCGTCTCCTTGGCAAGATTCCTGACCATCAACGTCTTGGAAGGAACTACCAAGAGAACACACAACACATAGGTATGAATGATGGCACAGTCAAACAACGTGAATTATTCACCTATGAATTTTCTGCTATATTTACCTGAGTTCTCTTGGTCACCTTCTGGCCTCTTCTGGCTGAACTTTACTCCGATGGCTCTTCCACAAATCTCTTTGTTTAACGATGATTCCATGGCTTCTTTGGCATCCTCCACACTTTCAAACTGAATGAAGGCAtgactttaaaaataaaaaaaggggggggggggaaattgaCACATTTGTCTCAAGTTACCATGTACATTCTGAACATGAAATTACTATCAAATTCATCCAAACAGATTATTTATAATGATCTATTTGATGGCGCCCAAAATGTTCAGTAGAGCGCAACAAAAAGCAGGTGCAGCATCAATGTGCACCCTTACCCTCTTGGTTTGCCACTGCTCTGTGGTATTCTGACACTGACTGCTTTGAGAAAGATTTTCCTTAGGGCATCCTCTTTCGCAGTGTAAGCCAGGTTTGTCACCAATAACTCGTTATTCGGTGTGGCCTCAGCTATGGAACAGAACATTTGAGGACATGTTAACTAACCAGTGAATTAATACACTTTGTAAAAGCTGTCTCACCTCGAAGATGCTATAGAGCAACGTGACTAGCCATATAGCTATTCAAGTACCTTGTGCTTCTACAGTAATGGAATTCCCAGTGACTTCATTTCAGTCTATCCTTACCTGGAGCATtgatcattttttgttgttggctCTTTTCTCCCAAGAAGTCAATAACGATGACACGGCCTTGGACATCAGTCCCCTGCTTCTCCTCCAGCACTTTCTCAGCAATGGCCTCCGTTTTGAACTCTATGTAGGCAATTCTGTCACAATTAAGTAGACGCCAAGTGTTAAGAGCTGAATCCTGGGATCCACACGGTACCTTGTAAATCATGCATTGATATCAAACGGGCACTTTGGATGCCAACTCTCACCCTTTGCTTGGTCGGCCAATGCCTCTAGGAAACCTGATTTCGACCGCCGTGTCAAAGACTTTCTTCAAGTCCTCCTTTGTTGCCGAGAATGAGATATTTTTGACGTACAAGGTCTTGGAATCTTTagctgtgtgtggagggggggggggggggagacgtcTGTCAGTACAtggaaatcaatcaatcaattctaGAAATGTCTAATATCAGTAGCATGGAAAACTCACTCAAGGTGAGACTAGTACCTTTTTTTTCCTCTGCTGTGACATCTTTGACATTAGCCTTGCCTAGCCTTATCTTTTGGTCCAAGATCTTCACCCTATCCAGCTCAAGGGCTTTTGTCAAGTCTTCCTCTGTGTGAAAGTCTACATATGCAAATTTCCTAGAGAAtgcaccccaaaaaaacatttgacattatGTCAACATATTTGTACAAATTCTTTGCCATGGAAAGGGGAATAATCTGTCTCGTGAGGAAATGTACAAACATTTGAAGAGTTTAAGTTTATTAAGTGCATAAAAATGGTACCCACTTTGTTATGTCCACTCGAATAGCTTGAAATAACAGACTATGCGACGTAAAAAAGTTGGCCAAGGCATCATTGATTTCCTCCACTTCCTTGGATGTGTTCAAGTTACCAACAAAAAGACaaaaacctaaaaaaaaaaaaaagaaacaaaggAGCATGTTAGCTCACTGACACCATCAATCAAGCACTCAAAACAGGAGTGATATTAACTCTTGCTCATAACCATACCACCATTAATGCACTTTGTTTTCTTAGCTGGAGAAGTCTCATCCTCTGCTTTCCTCTTCACTGGGGCTACTGCAACAGctggagagagaaacacacatagacacatgTATTaaaccctattccatacataccCTGATGGAAAAACATAAATGAGTgacatctgggggggggggggggggaattattaGTCCAGTTGCGTTACGCAACAAAAACGTGAGTTTTTAATGGATAAATGAAGGTAGGTGCCTCCCCttttgcttccgtttggttcgGAGTGAATACACCCCTGGCAAAAATGCATTACAATTCTGTTGTTCTTTGACCTCACCCTGGTCATTTCCATTGGTCTTCTCTTCAACATTACAGGCATCTTCGATGACATTTTCTGACTCAAAGGTGACCTTAACAGCTTCCTCCTCAGCAGCAGGAGTTGTGTCCATCTGCTCCGCTTCACAAGCTACATAAACAATATTCATTAACAAAGGAAATACCTACTGAATTTAATGGAACAGCAAATGTTTTGCGTTTAAGAAATGTCATATGAACATTATCCCTATTCCAATTACATGCTGGGACAATGTCACACACACTAAATATATGGTCTATGCTTGCCTTCCCTCAAAGCATTTTCTTTACCTGGGACATCTTTGACCTCCTCGTTCTCTGTAACATCATCTTCAATGGGAGCTACTTTATCTCCATCAGCATCAGGTTCTGTGGAAAAGATGACCTGTGGAGTGGGGGCAGCTACCTCTGTTGATGCTGGAGAATCAGTCTGGCCTTCTGAAAGTTACATTGATGTATCAAGGACGCATTAAACAAGTAACTTTCTCAATATACGTTGCATTAAATATTGCACAGGCTATAAAGGAGAAAATAGTTGGGAACCACTTACCAGAATTATTTTCATCCTGTTTGTCGTCACCAATCTCTCCAACTTTCTGTCTAGTTGATGTTCTTGATGGGGTTCCCTATAAAACAACCTTTGGGATAAGCATTTGAACTGGTGTTCTTTAACCCATCATCACCAACCAATCACAAACAGACAACTGTGGGAGGGTTCGATTAATCCCGCCTGGGTTTAAAATTGATTGCAGTAGTAATAGAGTTTGCCAGTGTGTATTCCTAAAACCAGGAAATAAattacctctggttcgttcagaCATCCcttttttgaaaaatgtatggGGAAAGAATAGGGTTATGGAATAAACgcagaaaataaggtctgagcTTAACACAGGTTTAGGAAATCTCATTTAAAAATGTCTATGAGATAGCAGTCGGTTAACAGGGTCTTTACGAATTATGACGCCTTTATGCGATTTATGTATTTTAATATTACATAAATTCTTCAAAATTCACTGAAAATGGCGTTAGCTGACGAAGATTATATCCTAGAATCAAACGTATCTCaaacctgtgtttaccacagacctcaTTTTCAGCGTTTACCCAAACCCAAATATAATTTTCCTcataggctttgtccaacgaaCCATGGTGGAGTTAttgcctacaaaaagacgccattacaTTATATTAGTGAGATTGTTTCCCCAAGCAAAATGGATTGCTTTTAATAAACGCTTCATCTGCCTTTCCAACGAAAGCTGTCAAGACAACTCTAACGTATTTCAAGGAAAAGAGATGTTTCAGGACAATGtaccatgctgccttgttgacaaaaTGACCAAGCGGCTCAGATTACTGCTTGCTTTCGCCCGATGACGTGACGGGCCTATCTATGCCGGGTGTCCCGCCGCTCAGTGTAATCGAACCCGCCCAATGAGTATTCGAAATAGATCAATTGTAACTCAATGTTCAGCACGTGTTTCAAGTGAACAACAGTGATACAAAATAGCTAGGTAAGTAGCTAAACATTCCATGCCCACAGAAGTGTAGTTCCAcaatagctacagtagttagctcatttgctaacgttagctagctagcgagttCAACCATGTTGTCATTTAACTTGTGGCCGTGTGAGACCAACTGTCGTGAACCATTAAACATAAGTAGATTTTAGATGTCACTCTTACTTTGCCTGATTGTGCCATGTTTTCGGAATATTCTTCTTTTAGTTAGCTAATGTACACGACTGTTCACATGAACGGCCATGAACGGTGGGCGAAATTTCCTTCTGTAGTAGAGGGGGGAGGGGCGAAACATGAATATTCATGATTTTCGCCGTTGAGCCACAAATAGAACAATGAGAGTTGAAAAAAATAATTGGTTGAGGCTTCTTGAGTGCGCAAATTAACAGACGTTCAACAGAGCCGCCCGTTTCCCTAGTTCGTGCCGCcggttttttaaatattttttattcaaCTATATCATTTACATCTTATATATTGAGAACTTGGTGGCGCTTTTACAAAACCATTGGTATTGCTCATTACAAGCGTTGCGATTTTGACATTCGAAGTGTTTGTTATTTGTAACAAGACACAGCCCATTACTTGCACCACGTTTTCATTATACGACGTGTCAACCCACATTGTCATTCATTTCGTCAACAACAAGTACAATATTACAATTATTCTGTTCCAATATGTGAGATAATTAAGTTGTTATCTGTAATATCATATAGTTTTGGACTCGAGACATACGCACTTTCGAGGCAAATACACATGTTTCTCGACTCATAccctgactttgagaagggatGGCGTGACGATTAGTTTAGCAACAGTGTGACGCGGCATAACAACGTGAACGCGATTGGTCGACCGTCTGCTGGGTGAGGCGTTACGTGCCTCCATTTATTGGCCAATGGGATTCCTTTCTCCAATATCTCTGTGTATGCGTGaggggtcgtcactagttaccacaaccACAAAGTTATAaatcccaaatcaaatcaaagtttatttgtcacttgcgccgaatacaacaggtgtaaaccttacagtgaaatgcttacttacaggctaaCCAATGGTACCccaaaaaaggtatgtgtgtgtgtaggtaggtaagtaagtaaagaaataaaacaacagcagaaagacatttgaaaaaagagtagcaaggctatatacagacacctgttagtcaggcttattgaggtagtgtGTACCTCAATAAGTATGTAGGTATCgataaagtgactgtgcatatatgatgaccagaaagtagcagaagcgtaaaaataggggttggcgggtggtggaaCACAATGctgatagcccggttagccaatgtgcaggagcactggttggtcgggccaattgaggtagtatgtatatgaatgtatagttaaagtgactatgcatataagacaaacagagagtagcagcagtgtaaaagtggggttggggggggacacaatgcaaatagtccaggagtcttatggcttgggggtaaaaactgttgagaagcctttttgtcctagacttggcactccggtaccgcttgctgtgcggtagtaGAGCAAACAGTCTATgatgggtggctggggtctttgacaatttttagggctttcctctgacaccgcctggtgtagaggtcctggatggcaggcagctttgccccagtgatgtactgggccatacgcactaccctctgaagtgccttgcggtcggaggctgagcaattgTCGTACCAGGCAAccagatgctctcgatgttgcagctgtagaaccttttgaggatctcaggacccatgccaaatctttttagtttcctgaggaggaataggctttgtcatgccctctttacgactgtcttggtgtgtttggaccaatctagtttgttgttgatgtggacaccaaggaatttgaagctctcaacctgctccactacagccctgtcgatgagaatggggacgttctcggtgctccttttcctgtagtccacaatagtctccttagtcttggttacattgagggataggttgttattctggcaccacccggccaggtctttgacctcctccctataggctgtctcgtcgttgtcggagatcaggcctaccactgttgtgtcgtctgcaaacttaatgatggtgttggagtcgtgcctggccatgcagtcgtgggtgaacagggagtacaggaggggactgagcacgcacccctggggagctccagtgttgaggatcagcgtggcagatgtgttgctacctaccctcaccacctgggggcggcctgtcagaaagtccaggatccagttgcagagggaggtgtttagtcccaggatccttagcttagtgttgagctttgagggtactatgctgttgaacactgagctgtagtcaatgaatagcattctcacgtaggtgttccttttgtccaggtgggaaagggcagtgtggagtgcaatagagattgcatcatctgtggatctgtttgggcggtatgcaaattggagtgggtcagggtttctgggataatggtgttgatgtgagccattaccagccttacaaagcacttcatggctacggacgtgagtgctacgggtctgtagtcatttaggcaggttgcctttgtgttcttgggcacagggactatggtggtctgcttgaagcatgttggtattacagactcaatcagggacatgtttaaaatgtcagtgaagacacctgccagttggtcagcacatgcccggagcacatgtcctggtaatccgtctggccttgcagccttgtgtatgttgacctgtttaaaaggtcttactcacgtcggctacggagagcgtgatcacacagtcgtccggaacagctgatgctctcatgcatgcctcagtgttgcttgcctcaaagccagcatagaagtgatttagctcgtctggtaggctcatgtcactgggacACTCGtggttgtgcttccctttgtagtctgtaatagtttgcaagcccttccacatcggacgagcgtcggagccggtgtagtatgattcaatcttagccctgtattgacgctttgcctgtttgatggttcgtcgcagggcatagcggaatttcttgtaaacttccgggttagagtcccgcaccttgaaagcggcagctctaccctttagctcagtgcgaatgttgcctgtaatccatggcttctggtaggGGTATGTAcgtagtcactgtggggacgacgtcctcaatgcacttattgataaagccagtgactgatgtggtgtattcctcaatgtcatcggaagaatcccggaacatgttccagtctgtgatagcaaagcagtcctgtaatatagcatctgcttcatctgaccattattttatagtcactggtgcttcctgctttaatttttgcttgtaagcaggaatcaggaggatagagttgtggtcggatttaccaaatggagggtgagggagagctttgtacacgtctctgtatgtggagtacaggtgatctagaatttttttccctctggttgcacatttaacatgttgatagagatttggtagaactgatttaagtttccctgcattaaagggATTTCTACAATTGATCTTCTTGCATCCGCTTAGACGGGTGTCTTTTtatccacactgctaaccttacaCCTAACCTTAAATTAGGACCAAAAAGTGAAAATTGTCAATTATTTATGCATTTTTcccgtgatgtattgttgtctctaccttcttgccctttgtgctgttgtctgtgcccaatagtgtttgtaccatgttttgtgctgctaccgtgttgtgctgctgccatgttgtgttgttaccatgttgtgttattaccatgctgtgttgtcatgtgttgctgccatgctatgctgttgtcttaggtctctctttatgtagtgttatggtgtctctcttgtcgggatGTGTGTTTTGACCTATATTTTTGATCTATTTTTTATCCGAGCCCccatccccacaggaggccttttggtaggccatcattgtaaataagaatattttcttgactgacttgcctagtttaaaaaaaaggtaaaaggattaataaatgcatttttaCTGCAGTATATAGCAAATTAGATTTTGTTGCTATGGTAAGTAATGGAAACCATGTGTGAGCTGGCCGGAAGTCCTTGCTGTTGAGAATGTGATTAATTGCATTGATCACACATTGCAGCATTTGATGGAGGTGGATAGGTCAACACTGCACAACAACTGAGGAAGGCAACACATTGGGCAAAAGAAGAGGGCCATCACAATGTGGCTGATAAGACGTTTCTACCCGACACCAAAATATGCGTGGAACATCCAACGCTCTCTAGCCTCCACCACCAGGCTGGATGAGAATGACAGCATCAGCGTTGACAGACTGGTCAAGTCTGAGCTTCAACAGGTTTTTGTTTTCTACCCACCACTGTTCCACTCCAACAAACAACCACTTGTCATTGTACTGCAAAGTGTTTGGCAGAGAGAGCAACTTGCCAAAGATGGAAACGGAATGGTTTTCCTGGATGCAACCTACAAAGGAGTCACAGCTTATGGTTATGCATTTTATAAATCATTAATCATTCAGCATGAGAACGGCTGTGGAATTGCTGTTGCTTACTTCATTGTAAGTGAGGAGACAACAGATGTGCTGAAGGTGTGCTTACAGAAGATCCAACAGGATTTTCACAAAGGTAAAAGGCTCTAGCCTTTTAGGGGCCCTAAGTGAGATATGGATGCAGAAAATGTTTTTGTGCCCACCCTCTTGACGGTGGAGAGCAACATTTTAGTTTcagttcatttcctgcaattataaACATTTTATagtgacttatgccatgttaaaaTTATATCTgaatgagagtgactaacaaaatcaatgggggccccctggaggttaGGGCCCCTGGGAACGTGCCCTCCGTGCCCGATCGGTATTCGGCAATGATTACATACGTTTAGAtggctggctagactaactactaccaatttaaaaaatgttagaTGACCtgacagtgactgacataacaagagaaaaactgcgtgagaccccgactgagtgcCTAACACACCTAGTTTTGGTATGCCAGaagtacattaatttccaatggaacTCTGCTTTTACCTTGCAGCATTgcattgcagaggcagttgcagtgcgttctgtgtggtgcatacgttGGATTTCTCTAGCGTATGCATCACATTGTATGTGTAGGCGGCTTGATGGAAATGGTAGCTGAaagttgaacttttgttgcacacatatctaGATGATGCTGCATACTATTCTGTGCAATGACGCTGTAGGTGTGATCGAAGTTTTAAAAGTTAAAACATTTATACTTTTTGGGGGAGTCGGGCCCTCCTAGTGGCTTTATGTCGCTTACACCTGGAACCGGCCCTGTACCGGCCCAATTGAATCCAATTCAACTCATGAGTTTTGAATTGGCCACACCCcacaggatgtagaatttgaagTAGAATTTAATCCAGTCAGAGATACTGGACATAATGATGAGATGCTTGTGTCTCTGCCCTAACATTGGGAATTTCACTGAATTGAAATtctgtatcctgtttactacTTCAATTCAAATTCAAGAACTGAAATTGAATTTGAGGTATTCTCAATTCAATTCTGAATTGAGCCCAAACCTGCTATTAATGTGATTAGTCATATATACTCCTTTTTATTTAGGCTATGCACATATGGATGGTCAAGAGAAACTGAGGCCATTTGACACAGGAGAGCAGGAATACTGTTGTCCGTGCAGTTGTGGCCATGAGGAATGAATTGCACAACAGTAAGATCACACAATCTTTGTAGTTTTTGTAAAGGTGTAGCATGTAGTTTTGTCCATTGCTGCCCTCTGTGACACTATAAATGTGAAAACATACATTATACATTTTCTAATAGCAGCATATGTGTAAACAAACAAAAGGTACAAATGGTACGTAAAGTCCAGTGTAGAAATGTGTATTAGTGAAATAAAAATCACTGGATAAGCAATCAATCAATTTTCTTAGGGCCAGTAGGATGCACTTGCTGTCCTGGTGTAAGGGAACATCAGATGTTAACATTGAGTGAATCAAAATTCTTTCCTGGATTCCTTGCATCCCCTCCTATACCATTGGATGAGAAGATCTGAGGTCCCATCCCTTGGATCATGATTTCCAAtttgagaaacagaagagagGCGAGGAGAGAAGAGAGTGCAAGAAATGAAGGAAAATCTTTTGAGATTCACCCCTAGATTTGCTTTTGGCCCTAGTCCATTCAAAATTAAGCACGCCCCCTTCCATTTTCCCTCCATTTGAGTGAGCCCTCCGATGACGTTTCAATAGCTTTTCAGCAAGAGAGCCCTTCCCTTCTTGCCTAATAATCCCATTTCCTGATTTggtaggctgcgtttacacagg
This window encodes:
- the LOC139386665 gene encoding nucleolin-like isoform X1, with amino-acid sequence MAQSGKGTPSRTSTRQKVGEIGDDKQDENNSEGQTDSPASTEVAAPTPQVIFSTEPDADGDKVAPIEDDVTENEEVKDVPACEAEQMDTTPAAEEEAVKVTFESENVIEDACNVEEKTNGNDQAVAVAPVKRKAEDETSPAKKTKCINGGFCLFVGNLNTSKEVEEINDALANFFTSHSLLFQAIRVDITKKFAYVDFHTEEDLTKALELDRVKILDQKIRLGKANVKDVTAEEKKAKDSKTLYVKNISFSATKEDLKKVFDTAVEIRFPRGIGRPSKGIAYIEFKTEAIAEKVLEEKQGTDVQGRVIVIDFLGEKSQQQKMINAPAEATPNNELLVTNLAYTAKEDALRKIFLKAVSVRIPQSSGKPRGHAFIQFESVEDAKEAMESSLNKEICGRAIGVKFSQKRPEGDQENSVPSKTLMVRNLAKETSEETLKSSFEGAIEARVTKDKETGESRGFGFVDFESIEVCKAVKEAVVDLQIDGSKVTLIYATPQGERGPRGEGTGFNRSFRGKPGGRGGGRGRGRGGGFRGGRGGRGGGGGGRRT
- the LOC139386665 gene encoding nucleolin-like isoform X3, with the protein product MAQSGKGTSTRQKVGEIGDDKQDENNSEGQTDSPASTEVAAPTPQVIFSTEPDADGDKVAPIEDDVTENEEVKDVPACEAEQMDTTPAAEEEAVKVTFESENVIEDACNVEEKTNGNDQAVAVAPVKRKAEDETSPAKKTKCINGGFCLFVGNLNTSKEVEEINDALANFFTSHSLLFQAIRVDITKKFAYVDFHTEEDLTKALELDRVKILDQKIRLGKANVKDVTAEEKKAKDSKTLYVKNISFSATKEDLKKVFDTAVEIRFPRGIGRPSKGIAYIEFKTEAIAEKVLEEKQGTDVQGRVIVIDFLGEKSQQQKMINAPAEATPNNELLVTNLAYTAKEDALRKIFLKAVSVRIPQSSGKPRGHAFIQFESVEDAKEAMESSLNKEICGRAIGVKFSQKRPEGDQENSVPSKTLMVRNLAKETSEETLKSSFEGAIEARVTKDKETGESRGFGFVDFESIEVCKAVKEAVVDLQIDGSKVTLIYATPQGERGPRGEGTGFNRSFRGKPGGRGGGRGRGRGGGFRGGRGGRGGGGGGRRT
- the LOC139386665 gene encoding nucleolin-like isoform X2, whose product is MAQSGKGTPSRTSTRQKVGEIGDDKQDENNSEGQTDSPASTEVAAPTPQVIFSTEPDADGDKVAPIEDDVTENEEVKDVPACEAEQMDTTPAAEEEAVKVTFESENVIEDACNVEEKTNGNDQAVAVAPVKRKAEDETSPAKKTKCINGFCLFVGNLNTSKEVEEINDALANFFTSHSLLFQAIRVDITKKFAYVDFHTEEDLTKALELDRVKILDQKIRLGKANVKDVTAEEKKAKDSKTLYVKNISFSATKEDLKKVFDTAVEIRFPRGIGRPSKGIAYIEFKTEAIAEKVLEEKQGTDVQGRVIVIDFLGEKSQQQKMINAPAEATPNNELLVTNLAYTAKEDALRKIFLKAVSVRIPQSSGKPRGHAFIQFESVEDAKEAMESSLNKEICGRAIGVKFSQKRPEGDQENSVPSKTLMVRNLAKETSEETLKSSFEGAIEARVTKDKETGESRGFGFVDFESIEVCKAVKEAVVDLQIDGSKVTLIYATPQGERGPRGEGTGFNRSFRGKPGGRGGGRGRGRGGGFRGGRGGRGGGGGGRRT